Genomic window (Gadus morhua chromosome 3, gadMor3.0, whole genome shotgun sequence):
TATGAATCGAAATCTAATCGATTTAGGAAATTGgccacgatacccagccctagctGTCGCCATTATCTGTCGGCTCTCTACTCTTTTGTAATCTATCTTCCAAAGTGCTGTTTAACAGAACAGTAAACCTCATTCTCCTGCTCTGTAAATAACGTCCCAGTGTTGACGGGCGCGCTCTTAAGTTGAAATCCATTGTGATCTTCCAGGTATTGTGAAGCACGCTCTTAACGTGAAATCCATTGTTCCAGGTATTGTGAAGCAGGACCCGGTGCTTCCTCACGACacggccctcccccctcccgctccccgAGCCACCAGCGCCTTGTTCGAGGACGAGGAGAAGTCCAAGGTAAGGCTCAGACGTCTGTCGTTATCCGGGGGTAaaccttaaaggttgggtatggaattctcctttttggccatttttgcactgacatgaaaattaaacaagtcaatcatctgtggaatgggcagggctcgaaaaactccagccaatgatttccagacccaccgagtggcattggacagtaagtatgtcaaacggtcgtactgcactccccctccccccgcgcgtgaccccttcgtgcacgtactcaaagctcctGACAAAGCaagttctgtttgttgttatcctgtgatagctactggagctagctaactagttAATGGCTCGATCTCGCGCATCTGTGGATGAttgcgtccatgtacttggaatgggtggagtcagagtcagcgttgaaggagagggggtatgaccatttgagttgtgtgttttcaaaatctgctggcgtttagcaaatcccatacccaacctttaactggtgaatggactgcatttagacagcgcttttctaacccgTGGCCTCTCAAGCACTTTACAATTATTGCCTTcagccattcatacacacatacacacaaggcgATAGCCAGCTcctcaggagcagtcagggtgaggggtttgctcagggacacctcgacactccgctaggaggagccgggatcgaactagcaaccttacgttctccagccaacccgctctgcctcctcctgagccacatgcggCCCCCGAACCTTGATTGACCCGAGGTAACAGTAGGAGCCTGGAGGAACGCGCGGTCTGCGTTGAGTGCCcgtcctccttcctcttcctgtttgtGTAGATGCTGTCCCGCCTGCTCAACAGCTCTCACCCTGAGGACCTGAGGGCGGCCAATAAGCTCATCAACGAGATGGTGCAGGAGGTGAGTCACGCTCATTGTGAGCTGAGATTATCTCTGCTGGGATCTCACAGGAACCCCCTGACGCTTGGCACTgaggcaggcggggggggggggggggggtataaggAAGGGGAACCCTCTTTCCTGGAGGCTATTAGCGTGATGGGTGGGCCGACATCATGTGGAAGAACGAAAAACAAATAATTCATTGATGGAAAAGTGTTGAATGGAAAATACAAGACATATGTACAGCGACAAAATAACTTGCATTTGGACCTTAAACATTTCTGCTgcctgaataaataaaacattcgtAATTTTCGGGCCAGTTCTTCCCTGATCATTTGCATTGTTTTTGGTGTTTAGTTCCCAGTCTTTGTTCTTTTGTAACACTATTGTTGTTTATTCCCGCTCAGGACCAGAAACGCACAGAGAAGGTGTCCAAGCGTCTGAACGCCATCCAGGAAGTGAAGGAGAGCGTGAGCCTGCTGGGGCAGCTGCTGGAGAACTACAGCAAGGACCGCTTTTCCCACAGCCAGCAGGAGCTCGTTAAggtacagccaatcacagccagcAGGAGCTCGTTAAGGTTCAGCCAATCGCAGCCAGCAGGGGCTCGTTAAggtacagccaatcacagccagcAGGAGCTCGTTAAggtacagccaatcacagccagcAGGAGCTCGTTAaggttcagccaatcacagccagcAGGAGCTCGTTAAggtccagccaatcacagccagcAGGGGCTCGTTAAggtccagccaatcacagccagcAGGGGCTCGTTAAggtacagccaatcacagccagcAGGAGCTTGTTAAggtacagccaatcacagccagcAGGGGCTCGTTAAggtacagccaatcacagccagcAGGGGCTCGTTAAggtacagccaatcacagccagcAGGAGCTCGTTAAggtacagccaatcacagccagcAGGAGCTCGTTAAGGTACAGCCAGCAGGAGCTCATTAAGGTATGCTGGTCTTCACCTGCCAACCGTGAACCagactgaacatgttctgcaaAAAGTAGCTGTTTCTCCTCCAAACGAAATTATTGAAACGAAATAAAGACAAATTAAAAgattaaatacaattaaacagCCAATTTAAAATTGTGATATGTCTACAAAAGAATGGCTCTCTTTTTTTTGCAGGATCTTTATAACCGCTGTGAGAAgatgaggcccacgctgttccGTCTCGCTAGTGACACGGAGGACAACGATGAGGCCTTAGGTGAGAGGGATGATGACTGCTGTGATGGTGTGAGAGGGTTCAGACAGTGGACTGTACAATAGGAGGTAATGCACAATAGCAATGATGATGGGGGAGCATAATTCTATCAGACTCCCTCGCTAATAGATCTGCTGCATAGTGATTGATCTCCAGATTCGCATTACAATCGAAGCTCTTTAGTTAGTGTCAAGAATTGTGTTTAGACTCAAACTGACAAAGTGCCAGCATGTACGGGAATAGCCTTGCAAGATCTGTACCCTCTTACAGGTGGGAAATAGGACACAATTTAGTGCTCTGTAAGTTAAGTTGGTGGTAAAACAATTGAAGGAGGATTGCAACGGCCTGTGTTACAGCTGAGATCCTGCAGGCCAACGACAGCCTGACGCAGGTCATCAACCTGTACCGACAGCTGGTcaagggagaggagatgaacGGGGAGACCACTGCACCGCGGTCACTGCCAGGTGGGTCCATGTGTGGAGCTGTTCTATCTGTCCTCACTCTCATCGTCACTCTCCTGAtcctccctggaaggagggaatccccactctgaaggagggaccccccacactctgaaggagggatccccccactctgaaggagggatcccccactctgaaggagggatcccccagtctgaaggagggatccccccactctgaaggagggatccccccactctgaaggagggatcccccactctgaaggagggaccccccactctgcgttccttctctaGATtccttccttgctaattaagggaggtttttcttgccctctggggggctagggtgggggggggggggggtcataaacacacagcctgttaagccctttgagactgtaactgtgattaagcGCTGTACTAATAACATTTAATTGACTTATTTTATCTGAATGTCTCATTTGATTATCTGTTCTTGGCACGCACCTTTACGACGATGGTTGAGTGGTTTCTTTAAAGGCAGAGGATTTGATGGGAGTGTGTTCTGGGTCCAAACAGGCAGCAGTGGCAACGCCCTCCTAGACCTCACGGGCCTGGACACCTCCCTGTCCGCCCCcaccctggaccccgccctcagCCTGCTGGATGACGAGCTCATGTCTCTCGGTGAGGAGGATACTCAATCCCAGGGGTGATATTACGCCACCAGGTCACGTGTGAGTGTCAGCCGTTACAAAGAGCTTGAAGATCGGCCGTTCCTTGTGACctagtgacatcactagtggccgtgtccacccagatggtTGATGTATAGATctgcaacgtttgctacagtccacctggtaggctggtagactgatctatgcagcgtacatctaggtgcACTTGTGGGCGctggaaaaggcagattttcaaacggcttgtcacggctaatcacacttacGCCTGGTGGCACATTATCACCCCTTTAACAAGCAATGTTTGTACAATAGAAGACGTCTTTCAGTTCTTAGTCTCTCTCACAGCCTCCTTGTCTCCACTTTCATTCCCAGTGTTTGAAGTGAGGGTTGTTTGAAGCTATGCTAATCGCTTCCAGAACATGAAGCTGACAAACGTGCGAGGACACCAACCCGTTGGTTCACTACCCTGGCTCGCTCCCAGCCACTGAAACCTCTCCCCTCATTAGCATCACTGTTAACTGTTCTGATGGCTCCTCTAGGTCTCAACGAGGCAACCTCAAACTCCTTCTCCGGCTCTCAGTTAGGAGACTTCAACACGTTCCAGGTAGGTTCAAACAACCATAAACCCATGTTCAAACCCCCCCTTCTGCCATGTTGTACAGGCTGGTGGAGCTATCATTGTTGATATGGGGAGGGGTTACCCacacaattgttaggttaaagGTCATAGTGTTTACCTGTAATGCAGCGTGTTTCTAGATGAATGACCTCTCAGCTTGTGGAACGCTGCTGCAAAAATGAAtcacaaaaaacattttatttgggTTCACAGTAGACGCCTTTAAACTTGCATTTTAAAACCAATACtttgtgtagcgtcttaccctagctatctgtgttgtgtacggggattgggttaacctagtgatggttagtgcttggcacttggctctatgaacatccttactgtaccgacagagatatggtgttgtttctctttcttctgacaaatgtactcattgtaagtaTGAGTATGTTTAAGATTTAGTTAAACACTCATTAACTAAATGTGTATTGTGCGTCCCTGCAGTCGTGTGACGGGGCCGAGCCGGTggccccggccccccagggggcgctgctgctgcccgccgtgaccctctcctgtctccccgCACCCCCCCCGGCGCCAGaggcccccgccgccccgcccAGCCCCCTGGACGGGCTGGACGTcctggggaagagcctgctgcAGCAGTCCCTGCCCCCGGAGAACCAGCAGGTCAAATGGTGAGCGTTCAGCAGAAGCCTCTATCCAGAGCGgcaacaagaagaagaaggagacgcAACAATATACCtctgtcggtgcagtaaggatgttcataggaaCAAGAGCCAAGCAccaaccatcactaggttaacccattccccgtatacataGACATAGaggtagctaggataagatgctacgtgatactaaggcccaatcccatttctaccccttacccctcccccttacccctccccttccccctccccccaagggggagggggaagggaggggtaagggggaggggtaagggggaggggtaaggggtagaaatgggattgggcctaagtacTATGTTGAAGTTCCAGGACGTGAAACACACCATAAGTGCGTtagagtggtgggggggggggaggctaggCAGAGAACACAGGTGttcaggtgaactctgaacacctGGTCATAATGTTTTATGTTCTCCACAGGGACAAATCCCAAACCCAGTCCAAACTCACCTTGAGAGACCTCCAGACCCAGTCCCACCACAGCTCCGGCACTGCACCCAGTGCCGTGACCACCACTCCCAGTCCGAGCTCcagcctcccccaccacctctgtCCTAGGGACCCCCAGAGCGCCATCTCTCTAGCGGACGTGGCGGTGCCTCTGGAGTCCATCAAACCAAGTGAGTCCTTCAGCGTCCTTCAGTCCACACGGCCGGGGGCGGCatgggctcaggaggtagagcgggtcggctggtaaccggaaggttgctagttcgatccccggctccttctagctgagtgtggaggtgtccctgagcaagacgcctcaccctgactgctcctgaccagctggctgtcgacctgcgtggtcgactccgccgtcggtgtgtgaacgtgtgcatgaatgggtgaatgtgaggcagtgttgtaaagATCTTTGAGTGGCCCCTGGTTTTTGAAAGCGCGACATCAATACAGTCCTGGGTAAACTGTAAGCGTGTAATCCTGAGGCTCTGCCTGCTTTCCCCTGCAGGTAGCCTGCTGCCCGTGACGGTGTTTGACAAGCACAGCCTCCGGGTGCTGTTCCACTTTGCGCGGGACTGTCCACGGTCCCGACCGGACGTGCTGGTGGTGATCATCTCCATGCTCTCCTCCGCCCCTCTGCCCATCTCCAGCATCCGCTTCCAGTCAGCCGTGCCCAAGGTGAGCCCCCCGGTGGGGTCCGAGCGCTCGCCTGTTGAGGGATTGGTTCGATGCAACGTGATGACAGACAAGGTGGAACGAATCGTGATCCAAGCCACGACGTTAacgaggaagagcaggagaagaCCGCAGAGGAGGATATAGATTTTGATTAACGTTAATTTAACGTTCACATTTACAtcaagggcatttagcagacgctgttagcCAAAGCGactcagaagaaagagaaacaacaatatatctgtcggtacagtaaggatgttcatagaaccaagttgcaagcaccaacaatcgctacgttgacccattccccgtatgcaacacagatagctagggtaagatgctgcacaatgctaagtactatttttaactgccaggacgtacaacatacaataagtgtacAATAAgggccaggatgtacaacatacaataaggcTATGCAGAATCTAGTCGAACTCTGAATACCACACTTGCTCTTTAAGTAACGTTGGAACTTACGCTGACCTCGTGGGCCAAGGCAGGATGTGTATTCTGTTCTGGGTTTCTCACTCTGGTTATGCACCACTCATCAAGATATGAATCTATATCCCAGCGGTCTCTATAGCTACTCTGCACTTTATCCTTtggattttaaaaaaaaaaaattgcttcagCAACGCTTTGAACTTTTGGAACCACTCCAGTATGGATTGTATGCTTTGATTTTTTTCTCAGCCTGCTTTGTATCTTTGAGAATGTCGCTTTGGAACAAAACATCTGCTAGATTTACCCAAGAGGAAGTACATCAGGGGTTCCCCTATCGTGTTATTAATAGAATCAGTGTTGGTAATGTTATGGACATTATTTCCACCTGGGCACCAGGCACCACCACAATCATGTGATATTTATTCTACTTCCTGCTATCGCTGAAGCTCTTTGTTAAGGCGTGAAtccagtggtggaacgagctccctgccgatatcaggaccgcagagtcgctcaccagcttctgcTAAATACTCAAGAcccacctgttcagagttcacctggactctgcatagccacccccctcacccccctcttacgcacttaatgtatgttgtacgtcctggaacttaatgtacacacttaatgAACGTCATTGCACTTAAATAGTACTTGGGATCGTAGCATCTTCTCCTAGCTATCACTGCTGTGTACGGGGaaggggttaacctagtgatggttagtgcttggttctatgaacatccttactgcaccgacagcgattgtcgtttctcttcttctgacaaatggacttattgtgaGTCTCTTCTGATAACAGCGTcggctaaacgccctgaatgttaaTGAATTCCATAAAGgtccccactgtgtgtgtgtgtgtgtgtgtgtgtgtgtgtgtgtgtgtgtgtgtgtgtgtgtgtgtgtgtgtgtgtgtgtgtgtgtgtgtgtgtgtgtgtgtgtgtgtgtgtgtgtgtgtgtgttcctcactGCAGGTGATGAAGGTGAGGCTCCAGCCTCCCTCGGGGACCGACCTCCCGGCCTTCAACCCCGTCCTCCCCCCGGCCGCCATCACCCAGATCCTGCTGCTGGCCAACCCCCAGCAggtacaccccccccacccccccacccctccaccaggCCCCCTCAGCTCCACAACGCCCCCTTGTGGACCGCTGTCACTACACTGATGTTACTATACATACGATTAGTACTTTAGTAGTGGTTTACGTTTAAATGTGTTAAACTACATATTGTGATACATTTTTAGGGCGTATTGATAAGGTTTCATTAAGACTAAAGACTATGTATGAAAGAACATACTACTGAAGTATTTACCTAAGATGATCCACTTTGAAGTGGAACCAAtgggtgtttgtttatttatgctCAGTTGCTCAATTCGGGCTGATGTGTATTTCGTAAATGGAAACGTCAAGATATCTGTGGATTTGGCCTTTGCCTGTCTTACCCATATCAGACCAAGTTGTTTAATTCCAAATTCATCTTGTGCATCCAGTTGGCATTTGCTTTTAGTTTCTCCTTCGTGTGGTGAGCCGCTGATAGCGAACCTCCGGCAGCAAACCCGACGGCCCCTAACTGCTCGCTGGTGTTCTGTTGTCTTCCAGGAGAAGGTGCGGTTGAGATACAAGCTGACGTTCAACTTGGGAGACAAATCGCATGACGAATCCGGAGACGTTGAAGAATTCCCTCCTCCTGACAGCTGGGGAAACCTTTAGTGGAGAGCACTCACCATCCTCCCTGGGAATCATTCGTCGGGAGTCTGGCCAAGAATAaccaatcatttatttttttaaccggTTAAGTGTCGGTGATGAACTGATGTAAGAGCGTTTCTGGAAGTAGCTTCTAACTTGtgcctttctttgtttttactcctTCATTCCTGTGTTCCTGCTTCAGTAGACATGTCTACTGCGTCCCTCTCTGTTGTCCCCTGATGTAAACTTTATCTCTCACAAGGTCAATAAGTTGTCTGCTGGCTTCACAGGGGGCCGGAACCACGGAACGCTTCAGTCTAGACATCTGAACAATTCAATGGTTTATTAAGTGTGTCTTCATAACTGTGGAGTGCTGTTAGAATGAtcatctctgctgtctctctgaTATCTCTATGATCTCTCTGCTGTCCTTCTGATGTCTCTATGATGTCTCTGATCTATAGGCTCCCTCTGTGATGCCTACGATCTCTCTGCTGTATCTGCTGTCTCTCTGATGTCCCTTTGAtatctctctgctgtctctgatCGCTCTCTGATATCTATATGGTCTCTCTGATCTATAAGCTCTCTCTGATACATCTCAATGATATCTCGGCTATCTCTGCTTCCCCCGAGCATCCCAAACGCCTCCTCTAGTTCTGGATAGTTTAAACCCAGGCCGTAGATCCCAGCCAAATCCTAATCAGCCTAAATTAATGCCTGCAAATATTTGAGCTTCTTCCTATTTCATCGAGTAGATCGCTGCTGGTATGGCCAATCAAACTCTTCTTTTTATTTGACAGGTATAATAATATATGAATTAAGAGGCTTCTATCACATGACCTGTACTTGCACGCACTTCTCTGCTTTACGTTTTGCACTTACCAAATTGGCCAGCCCTGGGTATCAGAGCAGCGGGCCTGAGGTTCCTGGAGGTCGGCTGGACGCTCTGCCTCTGCCTGGCTGGTTCTCTTCTTCTGCACTCTGATGTCTGTCGctatcttctctcctctccttgtaaAGAAAAGGATTATGCAATTATGTACATTtgcaagaaaacacacaaaacgtaAAACACGTGAAGATCAAAAATGGCATTGCTGAAAAAGGGGATTAAGAGAATGCAGTGaatatatgtactgtatgtaagGGAAATAAAATTATTTTCTTTGGAACGATACTTCTTTACAAGATAATTTATTTGAAGAATAAAAACCAAATAAATGCGCCCTAATGTCACgttctttggttttgtttggtttgcatAGCCTGTTTATGTTCAGGAACGTTATGGTTAAAAGAAACAGCGATATACTGTTTGTCTTCTGAAAAACTGACTTCTTTTAAgttggataaaaacgtctgctaaatgccctaaacgtAAAATGGATTGTCTCAGTTGATGTTTTGAAAACCATTAAGATTCTCCTGATTGATCAAAGGTCAGGCCCACCCAAATGAGCAACTGTCATCCTGGCATTGCTTCTCTGCAGGTTTTCATCGATGACCTTTCATCAGCTGATCGTTTGATGCAGAGGAAATGCGTAACGCGCATGCGCATACTATTACACCTAATGCAGTTACACCTCCGAGCCGTGGTCGGCGGTGTCATCGAGCTGGTCCTCCATTTTATTCCGCGTTTCTATCAGACGAAGACGTCCCTCTGCATCATTTCAGTTTCGGTTGAATCATTCTTGCACAACAACAAGGAAGAGGTAGTCTTCTTCGTAAGCGGCGGCAGACGTTTCTGGTACTATGTGGCTGACCGGACTATGACAGCCCCCCCGACGTGACGCCATGCCTCTGCTCATCAAGAACAGAGAGTTCGACCGACCCAGCACCACGGGGGAGCTGTTCGACAGATGCCCCCACCTGCAGGTAGGTCTTCCTCAGATGCCCCCATCTGGCAACATCTGCAATCAATACATCGTATTGAGGCACGCTCGTGTCC
Coding sequences:
- the LOC115539786 gene encoding ADP-ribosylation factor-binding protein GGA1 isoform X2; translated protein: MKNCGKRFHTEVAKFRFLNELIKVVSPKYLGSRAPEPVKKKVLEVMFSWTLGLPEETKIADAYQMLKKQGIVKQDPVLPHDTALPPPAPRATSALFEDEEKSKMLSRLLNSSHPEDLRAANKLINEMVQEDQKRTEKVSKRLNAIQEVKESVSLLGQLLENYSKDRFSHSQQELVKDLYNRCEKMRPTLFRLASDTEDNDEALAEILQANDSLTQVINLYRQLVKGEEMNGETTAPRSLPGSSGNALLDLTGLDTSLSAPTLDPALSLLDDELMSLGLNEATSNSFSGSQLGDFNTFQSCDGAEPVAPAPQGALLLPAVTLSCLPAPPPAPEAPAAPPSPLDGLDVLGKSLLQQSLPPENQQVKWDKSQTQSKLTLRDLQTQSHHSSGTAPSAVTTTPSPSSSLPHHLCPRDPQSAISLADVAVPLESIKPSSLLPVTVFDKHSLRVLFHFARDCPRSRPDVLVVIISMLSSAPLPISSIRFQSAVPKVMKVRLQPPSGTDLPAFNPVLPPAAITQILLLANPQQEKVRLRYKLTFNLGDKSHDESGDVEEFPPPDSWGNL
- the LOC115539786 gene encoding ADP-ribosylation factor-binding protein GGA1 isoform X1; amino-acid sequence: MAAPPDEASLESLINKATNPMNKENDWESIKAFWDLLNNETEGPQLATRLLAHKIQSPQEWEALQALTLLETCMKNCGKRFHTEVAKFRFLNELIKVVSPKYLGSRAPEPVKKKVLEVMFSWTLGLPEETKIADAYQMLKKQGIVKQDPVLPHDTALPPPAPRATSALFEDEEKSKMLSRLLNSSHPEDLRAANKLINEMVQEDQKRTEKVSKRLNAIQEVKESVSLLGQLLENYSKDRFSHSQQELVKDLYNRCEKMRPTLFRLASDTEDNDEALAEILQANDSLTQVINLYRQLVKGEEMNGETTAPRSLPGSSGNALLDLTGLDTSLSAPTLDPALSLLDDELMSLGLNEATSNSFSGSQLGDFNTFQSCDGAEPVAPAPQGALLLPAVTLSCLPAPPPAPEAPAAPPSPLDGLDVLGKSLLQQSLPPENQQVKWDKSQTQSKLTLRDLQTQSHHSSGTAPSAVTTTPSPSSSLPHHLCPRDPQSAISLADVAVPLESIKPSSLLPVTVFDKHSLRVLFHFARDCPRSRPDVLVVIISMLSSAPLPISSIRFQSAVPKVMKVRLQPPSGTDLPAFNPVLPPAAITQILLLANPQQEKVRLRYKLTFNLGDKSHDESGDVEEFPPPDSWGNL